The genomic segment AGCAGGCGGAGGTGATGCTCTGCGTCGAGCGCGAACACTACTTCTTCGGTGCGAGCTGCTCGATGATCGCCTTGGCGACATCCTGCATGGTGAGGCGGCGATCCATCGACGCCTTCTGGATCCAGCGGAAGGCCTCCGGCTCGCTGAGCCCCATCTTCTCGTTGAGCAGGCCCTTGGCCCGATCGACGAGCTTGCGGGTCTCGAAGCGCTCGACCATGTCGGCGACCTCGGCCTCGAGCGTGATGATCTGCTCGTGACGGGCCAGCGCGATCTCGATCGCCGGGAGCAGGTCGTTCGGGGTGAAGGGCTTGACCACGTACGCGAGTGCGCCGGCCTCGCTGGCGCGCTCGACGAGCTCCTTCTGGCTGAACGCTGTCAGCAGGACGACGGGTGCGATGTTGGCCTTGTGCAGCCGCTCCGCAGCGCTGATGCCGTCGAGCTGCGGCATCTTCACGTCCATGATGACCAGGTCGGGGCGCAGCTCGGTCGCCAGCGCCACAGCGGTCTCGCCGTCTCCGGCCTCGCCGACCACATCGAAACCGTTGTCGCGGAGGATCTCGACGATGTCGAGTCGGATCAGCGATTCGTCTTCGGCGACGACGACGCGTCGCGGGGCGGATGCCGTTGGTTGCTCAGACACTTCTTGCTCGGTCACACATCCATTCTAGGGGACGCGTCGCCGGCGACCGGGCCACCCCGGCGGGATCGGGAGGATCAGGTCCTGCGCTGCGCTAGAGTCGAAGGCGCGACATCCGCGCCGGCGTGGCGGAATGGTAGACGCGGAGCACTCAAAATGCTTTGTCCGAAAGGACGTGTGGGTTCGAGTCCCACCGCCGGCACTTCATCACCATCATCGCCTGTCCCACCCGCGGGGCAGGCGATGGTCGTCTCGGGCGCTCGGAGGTCGTGAGCCGTTCAGGCGGCGTCGAGCTCCCCCGCCTCGATCCAGATCCCACGACGTCGGAAGGGGCCGGGGACGAGGTGCACGTCGGGGTCGGTGTGGCGGACGGACGGCCAGGGCTCCCAGTGTCCGGCATCGAGTCCGAGATTCTCCTCCACCCAGTCCGGGATCGGCGCATCCTTCTGGCGCAACCGCCACTCCACGAGTCCGGCCAACGCGGCGTCCCA from the Microbacterium ginsengiterrae genome contains:
- a CDS encoding ANTAR domain-containing response regulator, whose protein sequence is MTEQEVSEQPTASAPRRVVVAEDESLIRLDIVEILRDNGFDVVGEAGDGETAVALATELRPDLVIMDVKMPQLDGISAAERLHKANIAPVVLLTAFSQKELVERASEAGALAYVVKPFTPNDLLPAIEIALARHEQIITLEAEVADMVERFETRKLVDRAKGLLNEKMGLSEPEAFRWIQKASMDRRLTMQDVAKAIIEQLAPKK